The following proteins come from a genomic window of Chaetodon auriga isolate fChaAug3 chromosome 16, fChaAug3.hap1, whole genome shotgun sequence:
- the LOC143333491 gene encoding MICAL-like protein 1 isoform X2 yields the protein MASPTALREWCRVSCAYYPNVEIKNMSTSFRDGLAFCAIIHKHRPDLIDFSSLSKDNAYQNNKLAFGIAEMKLGIPALLDPNDMVSSKAPDCLSVITYVSQFYYFFNRKSYGLASLRSSHVAVLNHRTKNKTPDGLKRHKSSADLKTSREDRLCNTRPRTVCCLCFKPVHLIQRHLIEGKIYHRRCFRCAVCHSTLLPGSYTQGSDAGSLICTHHTTDSKSPDLSQQSGSAENRPKCSLQAGYFSQGGLAITSVPHYTKKIESQDRLVCKTAETKGKERQERSREEKDGENRDCTVGWKSQVKKPLPPCLPPASVKEGTLEGAGKVGTAAILANSKIQQEGTNTQEPSELSSACAQVTEGSSRPVPAPRRTLVPVPAPRTKTSQTMNSSPTAGSSSNQNTCSPSSPHITSPKSGSPKVKTNHPWLTIIHPGPWTQLPPAPAPVPTPRSKSVSNLRRSGYTSKVPAPNPFGEDVDEDAIPEPADQTQASVSANRSGNSSHLSGVSNPVAASGEPVGDASQVGISDLDETGNTEGSQSDVTAEGSHATADEAQGHTLPRSLSVPAITSAHRLPVDTTETNECDQVTSCQSKLACKVNPSDQKPAIPKSKTFQALPSSHRGPAPGHGFPLIKRKVQTDQNVSAENLQVELREVDKHLEALEQRGVELERNLRDCKNDTEEEQMLMEWFSLIQERHSLVRRDTELVYLTKQQELDERQADVEYELRCLLNKPESDWSQEDRGQERKLTDELVAIIEQRNQVVSSLDQDRQREREEDMLMEAMMKNKDFQKEGLQELKKSKGKFKPIKMFKMLHQKAESTKNPMDKKS from the exons GGCTTTACGAGAGTGGTGCCGCGTCTCGTGCGCTTATTACCCCAATGTGGAAATAAAGAACATGTCAACCTCATTCAGAGATGGACTTGCCTTCTGTGCCATCATCCACAAGCACCGACCTGACTTGAT AGATTTCAGCTCCCTGTCCAAAGACAATGCTTATCAAAATAACAAACTG GCCTTTGGGATCGCAGAGATGAAGCTGGGCATCCCTGCGTTGCTGGACCCAAACGACATGGTTTCCAGCAAGGCACCGGACTGTTTGAGCGTCATCACCTACGTTTCTCAGTTCTACTACTTCTTCAACAGGAAGTCTTATG GTCTTGCCAGTTTGAGGTCATCACATGTCGCTGTCTTAAACCATCGCACAAAGAATAAAACTCCTGATGGTCTGAAACGCCATAAG aGCTCGGCTGATCTCAAAACCAGCAGAGAAGATCGTTTATGCAACACACGGCCACGAAcagtgtgctgtctgtgttttaagCCTGTCCACCTCATACAGAGACATTTGATTGAGGGAAAGATCTACCATCGCCGCTGTTTCAG GTGCGCGGTGTGCCACAGCACTCTTCTACCAGGGTCTTACACACAGGGAAGTGATGCCGGCTCCTTGATCTGCACTCACCACACAACAGACAGTAAAAGTCCTGACCTCAGTCAGCAGAGTGGGTCCGCTGAGAATCGGCCCAAATGTTCGCTTCAGGCCGGTTATTTTTCTCAGGGTGGATTGGCTATCACCAGCGTCCCTCATTACACTAAGAAAATAGAGTCACAGGACAGACTGGTTtgtaaaacagcagagacaaaggggaaagaaaggcaggagaggagcagagaggagaaagacggAGAAAACAGAGACTGCACTGTTGGATGGAAGAGCCAAGTAAAGAAGCCCCTGCCTCCTTGTCTCCCCCCGGCCAGTGTTAAAGAGGGGACCCTCGAAGGAGCTGGGAAAGTTGGAACTGCAGCTATTCTGGCAAACAGTAAGATACAGCAGGAAGGAACAAACACTCAAGAGCCCTCTGAGCTCTCTTCAGCTTGTGCACAGGTGACCGAAGGAAGTAGTCGGCCGGTTCCAGCACCCAGACGAACGCTCGTCCCTGTTCCTGCACCCAGGACCAAAACTTCCCAAACCATGAACAGCTCCCCCACAGCAG GCAGTTCATCCAACCAAAATACATGTTCACCCAGCTCACCTCACAT CACCAGCCCAAAAAGTGGTAGCCCTAAAGTGAAAACCAACCATCCATGGTTGACCATCATCCATCCCGGACCATGGACACAGCTGCCTCCCGCTCCAGCTCCAGTGCCCACTCCTCGATCCAAATCTGTCTCTAACCTGCGGAGGTCAGGCTACACATCCAAAGTGCCTGCTCCCAATCCATTTGGAGAAGATGTGGATGAGGACGCTATACCCGAGCCTGCAGACCAAACTCAGGCCTCAGTGTCAGCTAACCGCTCAGGGAACAGTAGCCATCTGAGCGGAGTTTCTAACCCAGTGGCTGCTTCAGGTGAACCGGTTGGAGATGCTAGTCAAGTTGGTATATCAGATTTGGATGAAACTGGAAACACGGAAGGTTCACAATCAGATGTGACTGCAGAGGGGTCTCATGCCACCGCAGATGAAGCACAGGGTCACACTTTACCCAGGAGCCTCTCTGTGCCAGCTATCACATCTGCCCACCGTCTGCCTGTTGACACGACAGAGACGAATGAATGTGATCAGGTCACATCATGTCAGAGTAAG ctggCCTGCAAAGTGAACCCTTCTGACCAAAAACCTGCGATTCCCAAATCGAAGACTTTTCAGGCCCTTCCATCATCTCACCGGGGCCCGGCCCCCGGACATGGCTTCCCACTCATCAAGAGAAAG GTGCAGACAGACCAGAATGTTTCTGCAGAaaacctgcaggtggagctgagaGAAGTGGATAAACATCTGGAGGCTCTGGAACAAAGAGGAGTCGAGCTGGAGAGGAATCTGAGAGACTGCAAGAATG atacAGAGGAGGAACAAATGCTGATGGAGTGGTTCTCTCTCATCCAGGAGAGACACAGTCTGGTacgcagagacacagagctggTTTACCT GACAAAGCAGCAGGAGTTAGATGAGAGACAGGCAGACGTGGAGTATGAGCTCAGATGTCTCCTTAATAAACCAG AGAGCGACTGGAGTCAGGAGGATCGAGGTCAAGAGCGGAAGCTGACGGACGAGCTGGTCGCCATCATCGAGCAGAGGAACCAGGTCGTCAGCAGCTTGGATCAGGACAGGCAGAG ggaaagagaagaagatatGCTTATGGAAGCTATGATGAAGAACAAAG ACTTCCAGAAGGAAGGACTACAAGAACTAAAGAAGTCAAAAGGAAAGTTCAAGCCCATCAAAATGTTTAAGATGCTGCACCAGAAAGCAGAGAGCACCAAAAACCCTATGGACAAAAAGAGCTGA
- the LOC143333491 gene encoding MICAL-like protein 1 isoform X1 — MASPTALREWCRVSCAYYPNVEIKNMSTSFRDGLAFCAIIHKHRPDLIDFSSLSKDNAYQNNKLAFGIAEMKLGIPALLDPNDMVSSKAPDCLSVITYVSQFYYFFNRKSYAGLASLRSSHVAVLNHRTKNKTPDGLKRHKSSADLKTSREDRLCNTRPRTVCCLCFKPVHLIQRHLIEGKIYHRRCFRCAVCHSTLLPGSYTQGSDAGSLICTHHTTDSKSPDLSQQSGSAENRPKCSLQAGYFSQGGLAITSVPHYTKKIESQDRLVCKTAETKGKERQERSREEKDGENRDCTVGWKSQVKKPLPPCLPPASVKEGTLEGAGKVGTAAILANSKIQQEGTNTQEPSELSSACAQVTEGSSRPVPAPRRTLVPVPAPRTKTSQTMNSSPTAGSSSNQNTCSPSSPHITSPKSGSPKVKTNHPWLTIIHPGPWTQLPPAPAPVPTPRSKSVSNLRRSGYTSKVPAPNPFGEDVDEDAIPEPADQTQASVSANRSGNSSHLSGVSNPVAASGEPVGDASQVGISDLDETGNTEGSQSDVTAEGSHATADEAQGHTLPRSLSVPAITSAHRLPVDTTETNECDQVTSCQSKLACKVNPSDQKPAIPKSKTFQALPSSHRGPAPGHGFPLIKRKVQTDQNVSAENLQVELREVDKHLEALEQRGVELERNLRDCKNDTEEEQMLMEWFSLIQERHSLVRRDTELVYLTKQQELDERQADVEYELRCLLNKPESDWSQEDRGQERKLTDELVAIIEQRNQVVSSLDQDRQREREEDMLMEAMMKNKDFQKEGLQELKKSKGKFKPIKMFKMLHQKAESTKNPMDKKS, encoded by the exons GGCTTTACGAGAGTGGTGCCGCGTCTCGTGCGCTTATTACCCCAATGTGGAAATAAAGAACATGTCAACCTCATTCAGAGATGGACTTGCCTTCTGTGCCATCATCCACAAGCACCGACCTGACTTGAT AGATTTCAGCTCCCTGTCCAAAGACAATGCTTATCAAAATAACAAACTG GCCTTTGGGATCGCAGAGATGAAGCTGGGCATCCCTGCGTTGCTGGACCCAAACGACATGGTTTCCAGCAAGGCACCGGACTGTTTGAGCGTCATCACCTACGTTTCTCAGTTCTACTACTTCTTCAACAGGAAGTCTTATG CAGGTCTTGCCAGTTTGAGGTCATCACATGTCGCTGTCTTAAACCATCGCACAAAGAATAAAACTCCTGATGGTCTGAAACGCCATAAG aGCTCGGCTGATCTCAAAACCAGCAGAGAAGATCGTTTATGCAACACACGGCCACGAAcagtgtgctgtctgtgttttaagCCTGTCCACCTCATACAGAGACATTTGATTGAGGGAAAGATCTACCATCGCCGCTGTTTCAG GTGCGCGGTGTGCCACAGCACTCTTCTACCAGGGTCTTACACACAGGGAAGTGATGCCGGCTCCTTGATCTGCACTCACCACACAACAGACAGTAAAAGTCCTGACCTCAGTCAGCAGAGTGGGTCCGCTGAGAATCGGCCCAAATGTTCGCTTCAGGCCGGTTATTTTTCTCAGGGTGGATTGGCTATCACCAGCGTCCCTCATTACACTAAGAAAATAGAGTCACAGGACAGACTGGTTtgtaaaacagcagagacaaaggggaaagaaaggcaggagaggagcagagaggagaaagacggAGAAAACAGAGACTGCACTGTTGGATGGAAGAGCCAAGTAAAGAAGCCCCTGCCTCCTTGTCTCCCCCCGGCCAGTGTTAAAGAGGGGACCCTCGAAGGAGCTGGGAAAGTTGGAACTGCAGCTATTCTGGCAAACAGTAAGATACAGCAGGAAGGAACAAACACTCAAGAGCCCTCTGAGCTCTCTTCAGCTTGTGCACAGGTGACCGAAGGAAGTAGTCGGCCGGTTCCAGCACCCAGACGAACGCTCGTCCCTGTTCCTGCACCCAGGACCAAAACTTCCCAAACCATGAACAGCTCCCCCACAGCAG GCAGTTCATCCAACCAAAATACATGTTCACCCAGCTCACCTCACAT CACCAGCCCAAAAAGTGGTAGCCCTAAAGTGAAAACCAACCATCCATGGTTGACCATCATCCATCCCGGACCATGGACACAGCTGCCTCCCGCTCCAGCTCCAGTGCCCACTCCTCGATCCAAATCTGTCTCTAACCTGCGGAGGTCAGGCTACACATCCAAAGTGCCTGCTCCCAATCCATTTGGAGAAGATGTGGATGAGGACGCTATACCCGAGCCTGCAGACCAAACTCAGGCCTCAGTGTCAGCTAACCGCTCAGGGAACAGTAGCCATCTGAGCGGAGTTTCTAACCCAGTGGCTGCTTCAGGTGAACCGGTTGGAGATGCTAGTCAAGTTGGTATATCAGATTTGGATGAAACTGGAAACACGGAAGGTTCACAATCAGATGTGACTGCAGAGGGGTCTCATGCCACCGCAGATGAAGCACAGGGTCACACTTTACCCAGGAGCCTCTCTGTGCCAGCTATCACATCTGCCCACCGTCTGCCTGTTGACACGACAGAGACGAATGAATGTGATCAGGTCACATCATGTCAGAGTAAG ctggCCTGCAAAGTGAACCCTTCTGACCAAAAACCTGCGATTCCCAAATCGAAGACTTTTCAGGCCCTTCCATCATCTCACCGGGGCCCGGCCCCCGGACATGGCTTCCCACTCATCAAGAGAAAG GTGCAGACAGACCAGAATGTTTCTGCAGAaaacctgcaggtggagctgagaGAAGTGGATAAACATCTGGAGGCTCTGGAACAAAGAGGAGTCGAGCTGGAGAGGAATCTGAGAGACTGCAAGAATG atacAGAGGAGGAACAAATGCTGATGGAGTGGTTCTCTCTCATCCAGGAGAGACACAGTCTGGTacgcagagacacagagctggTTTACCT GACAAAGCAGCAGGAGTTAGATGAGAGACAGGCAGACGTGGAGTATGAGCTCAGATGTCTCCTTAATAAACCAG AGAGCGACTGGAGTCAGGAGGATCGAGGTCAAGAGCGGAAGCTGACGGACGAGCTGGTCGCCATCATCGAGCAGAGGAACCAGGTCGTCAGCAGCTTGGATCAGGACAGGCAGAG ggaaagagaagaagatatGCTTATGGAAGCTATGATGAAGAACAAAG ACTTCCAGAAGGAAGGACTACAAGAACTAAAGAAGTCAAAAGGAAAGTTCAAGCCCATCAAAATGTTTAAGATGCTGCACCAGAAAGCAGAGAGCACCAAAAACCCTATGGACAAAAAGAGCTGA
- the polr2f gene encoding DNA-directed RNA polymerases I, II, and III subunit RPABC2: MSDNEDNFDDGDFDDAEEDEGLDDLENVEDEDQENVQILPAGEGQQANQKRITTPYMTKYERARVLGTRALQIAMCAPVMVELEGETDPLQIAMKELKSRKIPIIIRRYLPDGSYEDWGCDELIITD, encoded by the exons atgtCCGACAACGAAGATAA CTTCGACGACGGAGATTTTGATGATGCCGAGGAGGATGAGGGATTAGATGACCTGGAAAACGTTGAAGAT GAGGACCAGGAAAACGTGCAGATCCTGCCCGCAGGAGAGGGGCAGCAGGCAAACCAGAAGAGGATCACAACACCATACATGACTAAATACGAGAGGGCCAGGGTGCTTGGGACACGAGCTCTCCAGATAGC GATGTGCGCTCCAGTCATGGTAGAGCTGGAGGGAGAAACAGACCCCTTGCAAATAGCTATGAAAGAACTGAA GAGCAGAAAGATCCCCATCATCATCCGCAGGTACCTTCCTGATGGGAGTTATGAGGACTGGGGCTGTGACGAGCTAATCATAACTGATTAA
- the sox10 gene encoding transcription factor SOX-10 isoform X1 — MSREEQSLSEVELSPGMSDDSRSLSPSHSSGATGGGDSPLHRQQQAQLVGLDDTTAGCSSIKSDDEDERFPAEIRDAVSQVLNCYDWTLVPMPVRVNSGSKNKPHVKRPMNAFMVWAQAARRKLADQHPHLHNAELSKTLGKLWRLLNENDKRPFIEEAERLRKQHKKDYPDYKYQPRRRKNGKPGSGSGSEADGHSEGEVSHSQSHYKGLHLEVVHSGGAQTPLAEGHHPHAAGQSHSPPTPPTTPKTEPQSGKAGDGKREGAGNGGSRGTMGAEGSSAAPGSGKPHIDFGNVDIGEMSHEVMVNMEPFDVNEFDQYLPPNGHPGVGQSAGAGAAATSSPASPYTYGISSALAAASGHSAAWLSKQQQPQQHHGSPLGSDPSKAQIKSEAGGAGGHFAEAASAGSHVTYTPLSLPHYSSAFPSLASRAQFAEYADHQTSGSYYAHSSQTSGLYSAFSYMGPSQRPLYTAITDPGNVPQSHSPTHWEQPVYTTLSRP; from the exons ATgtccagagaggagcagagcttgTCGGAGGTTGAGCTCAGTCCTGGGATGTCCGACGACAGTCGCTCCCTGTCACCGAGTCATTCCTCCGGTGCGACTGGCGGGGGGGACTCGCCTCTACACCGGCAGCAGCAGGCGCAGCTGGTGGGTCTGGACGACACCACGGCGGGCTGCTCCTCCATCAAATCCGACGACGAGGACGAACGCTTCCCCGCGGAAATCCGCGACGCGGTAAGCCAGGTGCTCAACTGCTACGACTGGACCCTCGTGCCAATGCCGGTGCGCGTGAACTCCGGAAGCAAGAACAAGCCGCACGTGAAGAGGCCCATGAACGCCTTCATGGTGTGGGCGCAGGCGGCGCGGAGGAAACTGGCCGACCAACACCCGCACCTGCACAACGCGGAGCTCAGCAAGACCCTGGGGAAGCTCTGGAG GCTTCTTAATGAGAACGACAAGCGACCCTTTATcgaggaggcagagaggctgaggaaaCAGCACAAGAAGGACTATCCCGACTACAAATACCAGCCACGCCGTCGCAAGAATGGAAAGCCTGGTTCCGGGTCAGGAAGTGAGGCAGACGGCCATTCGGAGGGTGAGGTCAGCCACAGCCAATCCCACTACAAGGGCCTGCACCTGGAGGTGGTCCACAGTGGGGGAGCTCAGACCCCTCTGGCAGAGGGGCATCACCCTCATGCTGCAG GTCAGAGTCACAGTCCTCCCACACCTCCCACCACCCCCAAGACCGAGCCTCAGTCTGGTAAGGCAGGGGATGGGAAACGGGAGGGTGCTGGGAATGGGGGCTCCCGTGGCACAATGGGAGCTGAGGGAAGCTCAGCTGCTCCGGGATCTGGGAAACCTCACATTGACTTTGGTAATGTGGACATTGGTGAGATGAGCCATGAGGTGATGGTCAACATGGAACCTTTTGATGTCAATGAGTTTGACCAGTATCTCCCCCCCAATGGGCACCCAGGGGTTGGGCAGAGTGCTGGGGCAGGAGCAGCTGCAACATCCTCTCCAGCCTCTCCGTACACTTACGGCATCTCCTCAGCTCTGGCAGCAGCCAGTGGACACTCAGCAGCCTGGCTctccaagcagcagcagccgcagcaacATCATGGCTCCCCTCTGGGCTCAGATCCCTCCAAGGCCCAGATCAAGAGTGAGGCCGGAGGTGCTGGGGGTCACTTCGCAGAGGCAGCCTCAGCCGGTTCCCATGTCACCTACACGCCCCTCAGCCTTCCTCACTACAGTTCTGCCTTCCCCTCACTGGCCTCCAGGGCTCAGTTCGCTGAATATGCTGACCACCAGACCTCAGGGTCATACTATGCCCACTCCAGCCAGACCTCGGGGTTGTACTCCGCCTTCTCTTACATGGGGCCCTCTCAGAGGCCCCTGTACACTGCCATCACTGACCCAGGCAACGTACCGCAGTCTCACAGCCCGACGCACTGGGAACAGCCCGTCTACACAACACTGTCGCGGCCATGA
- the sox10 gene encoding transcription factor SOX-10 isoform X2 yields the protein MSREEQSLSEVELSPGMSDDSRSLSPSHSSGATGGGDSPLHRQQQAQLVGLDDTTAGCSSIKSDDEDERFPAEIRDAVSQVLNCYDWTLVPMPVRVNSGSKNKPHVKRPMNAFMVWAQAARRKLADQHPHLHNAELSKTLGKLWRLLNENDKRPFIEEAERLRKQHKKDYPDYKYQPRRRKNGKPGSGSGSEADGHSEGQSHSPPTPPTTPKTEPQSGKAGDGKREGAGNGGSRGTMGAEGSSAAPGSGKPHIDFGNVDIGEMSHEVMVNMEPFDVNEFDQYLPPNGHPGVGQSAGAGAAATSSPASPYTYGISSALAAASGHSAAWLSKQQQPQQHHGSPLGSDPSKAQIKSEAGGAGGHFAEAASAGSHVTYTPLSLPHYSSAFPSLASRAQFAEYADHQTSGSYYAHSSQTSGLYSAFSYMGPSQRPLYTAITDPGNVPQSHSPTHWEQPVYTTLSRP from the exons ATgtccagagaggagcagagcttgTCGGAGGTTGAGCTCAGTCCTGGGATGTCCGACGACAGTCGCTCCCTGTCACCGAGTCATTCCTCCGGTGCGACTGGCGGGGGGGACTCGCCTCTACACCGGCAGCAGCAGGCGCAGCTGGTGGGTCTGGACGACACCACGGCGGGCTGCTCCTCCATCAAATCCGACGACGAGGACGAACGCTTCCCCGCGGAAATCCGCGACGCGGTAAGCCAGGTGCTCAACTGCTACGACTGGACCCTCGTGCCAATGCCGGTGCGCGTGAACTCCGGAAGCAAGAACAAGCCGCACGTGAAGAGGCCCATGAACGCCTTCATGGTGTGGGCGCAGGCGGCGCGGAGGAAACTGGCCGACCAACACCCGCACCTGCACAACGCGGAGCTCAGCAAGACCCTGGGGAAGCTCTGGAG GCTTCTTAATGAGAACGACAAGCGACCCTTTATcgaggaggcagagaggctgaggaaaCAGCACAAGAAGGACTATCCCGACTACAAATACCAGCCACGCCGTCGCAAGAATGGAAAGCCTGGTTCCGGGTCAGGAAGTGAGGCAGACGGCCATTCGGAGG GTCAGAGTCACAGTCCTCCCACACCTCCCACCACCCCCAAGACCGAGCCTCAGTCTGGTAAGGCAGGGGATGGGAAACGGGAGGGTGCTGGGAATGGGGGCTCCCGTGGCACAATGGGAGCTGAGGGAAGCTCAGCTGCTCCGGGATCTGGGAAACCTCACATTGACTTTGGTAATGTGGACATTGGTGAGATGAGCCATGAGGTGATGGTCAACATGGAACCTTTTGATGTCAATGAGTTTGACCAGTATCTCCCCCCCAATGGGCACCCAGGGGTTGGGCAGAGTGCTGGGGCAGGAGCAGCTGCAACATCCTCTCCAGCCTCTCCGTACACTTACGGCATCTCCTCAGCTCTGGCAGCAGCCAGTGGACACTCAGCAGCCTGGCTctccaagcagcagcagccgcagcaacATCATGGCTCCCCTCTGGGCTCAGATCCCTCCAAGGCCCAGATCAAGAGTGAGGCCGGAGGTGCTGGGGGTCACTTCGCAGAGGCAGCCTCAGCCGGTTCCCATGTCACCTACACGCCCCTCAGCCTTCCTCACTACAGTTCTGCCTTCCCCTCACTGGCCTCCAGGGCTCAGTTCGCTGAATATGCTGACCACCAGACCTCAGGGTCATACTATGCCCACTCCAGCCAGACCTCGGGGTTGTACTCCGCCTTCTCTTACATGGGGCCCTCTCAGAGGCCCCTGTACACTGCCATCACTGACCCAGGCAACGTACCGCAGTCTCACAGCCCGACGCACTGGGAACAGCCCGTCTACACAACACTGTCGCGGCCATGA